A genomic window from Pseudomonas alcaligenes includes:
- a CDS encoding AraC family transcriptional regulator, which translates to MTSSADLPLTHSATLRLLLYEALDALGFEPGEIYRRAFRDIPLGPPSSAAREPHDLAPPFWQALPRLTGDPDIGLHLGERMQPRPLDVVSYLQLASRDLREALQVFVRYQHIISGGFAAALQVQGERARLIIDLNYLGHGSLRQQMECLAVLFGKHLAQLCGQPVPLLGLSLRHSAPRRLHEHRRLFGLTPCFDAEHDALEFPAALLDRPSRNAAPAIFAVLRRHADEQLTELAGNSLVNRVRYWQAGQLGSGRCDLAACAQALGSTPAALQRGLLARGTGFRPLLEELRRQRSLTLLGEGRGIREVARACGFAELSPFYRAFRRWWGCTPAQWQARRG; encoded by the coding sequence ATGACCTCATCCGCCGACCTGCCGCTGACCCACTCCGCCACCCTGCGCCTGCTGCTGTACGAGGCGCTGGATGCGCTCGGCTTCGAGCCGGGGGAGATCTACCGGCGCGCCTTCCGCGACATCCCGCTGGGCCCGCCGAGCAGCGCGGCGCGCGAGCCCCACGACCTGGCGCCGCCGTTCTGGCAGGCGCTGCCGCGGCTGACCGGCGACCCCGACATCGGCCTGCATCTGGGCGAGCGCATGCAGCCACGGCCGCTGGATGTGGTCAGTTACCTGCAGCTGGCCAGCCGCGACCTGCGCGAGGCGCTGCAGGTGTTCGTGCGCTACCAGCACATCATTTCCGGCGGTTTCGCCGCGGCGCTGCAGGTGCAGGGCGAGCGCGCGCGGCTGATCATCGACCTCAACTACCTGGGGCACGGCTCGCTGCGCCAGCAGATGGAGTGCCTGGCGGTGCTGTTCGGCAAGCACCTGGCGCAGCTGTGCGGCCAGCCGGTGCCACTGCTCGGCCTGAGCCTGCGCCACAGCGCGCCGCGGCGGCTGCACGAGCATCGCCGGCTGTTCGGCCTGACCCCGTGCTTCGACGCCGAGCACGATGCCCTGGAGTTCCCGGCGGCGCTCCTCGACAGGCCGTCGCGCAATGCCGCACCGGCGATCTTCGCCGTGCTGCGCCGGCACGCCGACGAGCAGCTGACCGAGCTGGCCGGCAACTCGCTGGTCAACCGGGTGCGCTACTGGCAGGCCGGCCAGCTGGGCAGCGGACGCTGCGATCTGGCCGCTTGCGCACAGGCGCTGGGCAGCACGCCGGCGGCCCTGCAGCGCGGCCTGCTGGCGCGTGGCACGGGCTTTCGCCCGCTGCTCGAGGAGTTGCGCCGGCAGCGTTCGCTGACCCTGCTGGGCGAGGGCCGCGGCATCCGCGAGGTGGCCAGGGCCTGCGGCTTCGCCGAGCTGTCGCCCTTCTACCGCGCGTTCCGTCGCTGGTGGGGCTGCACCCCGGCACAGTGGCAGGCGCGCCGGGGCTGA
- the serA gene encoding phosphoglycerate dehydrogenase produces the protein MSKTSLDKSKIKFLLLEGVHQNAVDTLKAAGYTNIEYLKGALSGDELKEKIADAHFVGIRSRTQLTAEVFDCAKKLVAVGCFCIGTNQVDLDAARERGIAVFNAPYSNTRSVAELVLAEAILLLRGIPEKNASCHRGGWIKSAANSFEIRGKKLGIVGYGSIGTQLSVLAEALGMQVFFYDTVTKLPLGNATQIGNLHELLGLCDIVSLHVPELPSTQWMIGEKEIRAMKKGGILINAARGTVVELDHLAQAIKDEHLIGAAIDVFPVEPKSNDEEFESPLRGLDRVILTPHIGGSTAEAQANIGLEVAEKLVKYSDNGTSVSSVNFPEVALPAHPGKHRLLHIHQNVPGVMSEINKVFADNGINISGQFLQTNDKVGYVVIDVDAEYSDLALEKLQHVTGTIRSRVLF, from the coding sequence ATGAGCAAGACCTCTCTCGACAAGAGCAAGATCAAGTTCCTTCTGCTGGAAGGCGTGCACCAGAACGCCGTCGACACCCTGAAGGCCGCTGGCTACACCAACATCGAGTACCTCAAGGGCGCGCTGTCCGGCGACGAGCTGAAAGAGAAGATCGCCGATGCCCACTTCGTCGGCATCCGCTCGCGCACCCAGCTGACCGCCGAGGTCTTCGACTGCGCCAAGAAGCTGGTCGCCGTCGGCTGCTTCTGCATCGGTACCAACCAGGTCGACCTGGACGCCGCCCGCGAGCGCGGCATCGCCGTGTTCAACGCGCCCTATTCCAACACCCGCTCGGTGGCCGAGCTGGTGCTGGCCGAGGCCATCCTGCTGCTGCGCGGCATCCCCGAGAAGAACGCCTCCTGCCACCGCGGCGGCTGGATCAAGTCGGCGGCCAACTCCTTCGAGATCCGCGGCAAGAAGCTCGGCATCGTCGGCTACGGCTCGATCGGCACCCAGCTCTCGGTGCTGGCCGAGGCCCTGGGCATGCAGGTGTTCTTCTACGACACCGTGACCAAGCTGCCGCTGGGCAACGCCACCCAGATCGGCAACCTGCACGAGCTGCTGGGCCTGTGCGACATCGTGTCGCTGCACGTACCGGAGCTGCCGTCCACCCAGTGGATGATCGGCGAGAAGGAAATTCGCGCCATGAAGAAGGGCGGCATCCTGATCAACGCCGCCCGCGGCACCGTGGTCGAGCTGGACCACCTGGCCCAGGCGATCAAGGACGAGCACCTGATCGGCGCCGCCATCGACGTGTTCCCGGTCGAGCCCAAGTCCAACGACGAAGAGTTCGAGAGCCCGCTGCGCGGCCTGGATCGCGTGATCCTGACCCCGCACATCGGCGGCTCCACCGCCGAGGCGCAGGCCAACATCGGCCTGGAAGTGGCCGAGAAGCTGGTCAAGTACAGCGACAACGGTACTTCGGTGTCCTCCGTGAACTTCCCGGAAGTCGCCCTGCCGGCGCACCCGGGCAAGCACCGCCTGCTGCACATCCACCAGAACGTGCCGGGCGTGATGAGCGAGATCAACAAGGTGTTCGCCGACAACGGCATCAACATCTCCGGCCAGTTCCTGCAGACCAACGACAAGGTCGGCTACGTGGTGATCGACGTCGACGCCGAGTACTCCGACCTGGCGCTGGAGAAGCTGCAGCACGTCACCGGCACCATCCGCAGCCGCGTGCTGTTCTAA